The Streptomyces cynarae genome contains a region encoding:
- a CDS encoding ABC transporter permease — MSEALVAVEAAGTDAPVPAASGARLFWRRLRAQRAVLVAAAVVALLVLVALGAPLLTALEGQDPTTYHPTLIDSARGGVPIGSFGGMSGDHWLGVEPQTGRDLFARLVYGARVSLGVALAATVVQVLLGVVMGIAAGLGNRWVDLVLSRITDIFISMPLMIMALALLAIVPSSFPRPVLVALIVGLVSGWGTLSKMVRAQTLTLKGLDYVSAARLSGWSTVSIARRELLPGLAAPVITYAALLVPQNISVEAALSFLGVGVKPPTPSWGQMLTAADVWYQAAPQYLLLPAGALFMTVLALTVLGDGVRTALDPRAASRLRVGTGRKREARADAAARKEDRT, encoded by the coding sequence GTGAGCGAGGCACTTGTCGCCGTCGAGGCCGCCGGGACGGACGCACCCGTCCCGGCGGCCTCGGGGGCCCGTCTGTTCTGGCGGCGGCTGCGGGCCCAGCGCGCCGTCCTCGTCGCCGCGGCCGTCGTAGCGCTGCTCGTCCTGGTCGCACTCGGCGCGCCGCTGCTCACCGCGCTCGAGGGCCAGGACCCGACCACTTACCACCCGACGCTCATCGACTCGGCGCGCGGCGGTGTCCCCATAGGGTCGTTCGGCGGCATGAGCGGCGACCACTGGCTCGGCGTCGAACCGCAGACCGGACGCGACCTGTTCGCACGGCTCGTGTACGGCGCGCGGGTCTCGCTCGGCGTGGCACTCGCCGCCACGGTGGTGCAGGTCCTGCTCGGTGTCGTGATGGGCATCGCGGCCGGACTCGGCAACCGCTGGGTCGACCTGGTCCTGAGCCGGATCACCGACATCTTCATCTCCATGCCGCTGATGATCATGGCGCTCGCGCTGCTGGCGATCGTCCCGAGCAGCTTCCCGCGGCCCGTGCTCGTCGCGCTCATCGTCGGCTTGGTCTCCGGCTGGGGCACGCTGTCGAAGATGGTGAGGGCCCAGACTCTCACCCTCAAGGGGCTCGACTACGTCTCCGCCGCCCGGCTCAGCGGCTGGAGCACCGTCAGCATCGCCCGCCGTGAGCTGCTGCCCGGCCTGGCCGCGCCCGTCATCACGTACGCCGCGCTCCTGGTGCCGCAGAACATCTCCGTCGAGGCCGCCCTGTCCTTCCTCGGCGTCGGTGTGAAGCCCCCGACGCCGTCGTGGGGGCAGATGCTCACCGCCGCCGACGTCTGGTACCAGGCCGCCCCGCAGTACCTGCTGCTGCCCGCGGGCGCGCTCTTCATGACCGTGCTCGCGCTCACCGTCCTCGGTGACGGGGTGCGCACCGCGCTCGACCCGCGCGCGGCCTCGCGTCTGCGTGTCGGAACCGGCCGCAAGCGGGAGGCCAGGGCGGACGCGGCCGCACGGAAGGAGGACCGGACATGA
- a CDS encoding ABC transporter permease, giving the protein MSGFGGFVLRRVVGALVTLFALSVIIYVVFYVTPGNVAQITCGPRCSPEQVHQVAQQLKLDDPLYVRYWHFLQGLFVGQDYSTGTSVEHCPAPCLGLSYQSDQQVTDIILGKLPVSFSLVLGAMVIWLLLGIGTGVLSAWRRGRVTERALTAITLAGVATPVFVIGLILMIVICGQLQLLPFPQYVDFTDDPEQWAWNLLLPWLSLALIEAANFARLTRASMLETLAEDHIRTFRAYGVGERSVIARHALRGAFASVISLNAVTFGSAVGGAVLTETLFGLPGIGQELVQAVKVVDLPVVVGMVLVIGFFVVLANAVADVLYAVADRRVVLA; this is encoded by the coding sequence ATGAGCGGCTTCGGCGGTTTCGTGCTGCGCCGTGTCGTCGGCGCGCTGGTCACCTTGTTCGCCCTCTCGGTGATCATCTACGTCGTCTTCTACGTGACCCCCGGCAACGTCGCCCAGATCACCTGCGGACCGCGCTGCTCGCCGGAACAGGTGCACCAGGTCGCCCAGCAGCTGAAACTTGACGACCCGCTGTACGTGCGCTACTGGCACTTCCTTCAAGGCCTGTTCGTCGGCCAGGACTACTCGACGGGCACGTCCGTGGAGCACTGCCCGGCGCCCTGCCTCGGCCTGTCGTACCAGAGCGACCAGCAGGTCACCGACATCATCCTGGGGAAGCTGCCGGTCAGCTTCTCGCTGGTGCTCGGCGCGATGGTGATCTGGCTCCTGCTGGGCATCGGCACCGGTGTGCTGTCCGCCTGGCGGCGCGGCAGGGTCACCGAGCGGGCGCTGACCGCGATCACCCTCGCCGGCGTGGCCACACCCGTGTTCGTCATCGGCCTGATCCTGATGATCGTCATCTGCGGTCAGCTCCAACTGCTGCCCTTCCCGCAGTACGTCGACTTCACCGACGATCCCGAGCAGTGGGCGTGGAACCTGCTGTTGCCCTGGCTCTCGCTCGCCCTGATCGAAGCCGCCAACTTCGCCCGCCTGACCAGGGCCTCGATGCTGGAGACGCTGGCCGAGGACCACATCAGGACGTTCCGTGCCTACGGGGTCGGCGAGCGCTCGGTCATCGCGCGGCACGCGCTGCGGGGGGCGTTCGCGTCCGTCATCTCCCTGAACGCCGTCACCTTCGGCTCGGCCGTCGGCGGCGCGGTGCTCACCGAGACGCTCTTCGGACTGCCGGGCATCGGACAGGAACTGGTCCAGGCGGTGAAGGTCGTCGACCTGCCGGTCGTCGTCGGCATGGTCCTGGTGATCGGTTTCTTCGTGGTCCTTGCCAACGCTGTCGCGGACGTCCTGTACGCGGTGGCCGACCGACGGGTGGTGCTCGCATGA
- a CDS encoding dipeptide ABC transporter ATP-binding protein, with protein MSLVEVTDLTVEFGSLRAVDGLSFRLAEGAALGLVGESGSGKSTVASALLGLHRGTGARVTGSIRVAGTDVRQASDDDLRRLRGGRAAMVFQDPLSSLDPYYAIGDQIAEVYRVHTRASRRAARARAVEVLDRVGIPDAVRRSRSRPHEFSGGMRQRALIAMALACEPDLLIADEPTTALDVTVQAQILDLLHTLRAETGMGLLLVTHDVGVAAESVDEVLVMRHGKAVEHGAAAAVLAEPREEYTRELLSAVPRVDAPRVERSASTDEVAIEAVGLRRRFGRGKGKFAAVDDVSLTVRRGETLGIVGESGSGKTTLGRMLVGLLEPTAGEVRHGGITRAGVDPAVQMVFQDPVSSLNPRRSVGESIADPLRARGSDEQRIRERVRELLERVGLDPAQYDRYPHEFSGGQRQRVGIARALAAEPRVIVCDEPVSALDVTTQAQVVALLAELQRELGLALVFIAHDLAVVRQVSDRVAVMRRGRIVEYGRTDEVYESPRDPYTKQLLAAVPALDPAVAAERRTARRELTAA; from the coding sequence ATGAGCCTGGTGGAAGTCACGGACCTGACCGTGGAGTTCGGTTCGCTGCGCGCCGTCGACGGTCTCTCCTTCCGACTGGCCGAGGGCGCCGCCCTGGGCCTGGTCGGCGAGTCCGGCTCAGGCAAGTCGACCGTCGCCTCCGCGCTCCTCGGTCTGCACCGCGGCACGGGCGCCCGGGTGACCGGCTCGATCCGGGTCGCCGGCACCGACGTCCGGCAGGCGTCCGACGACGACCTGCGGCGGCTGCGCGGCGGCAGGGCCGCGATGGTGTTCCAGGACCCGCTGTCGTCCCTGGACCCGTACTACGCGATCGGCGACCAGATCGCCGAGGTGTACCGGGTGCACACGCGCGCGTCCCGGCGTGCGGCACGCGCGCGTGCCGTCGAGGTGCTGGACCGGGTGGGCATCCCGGACGCCGTACGACGGTCCCGCTCGCGCCCGCACGAGTTCAGCGGCGGAATGCGCCAGCGCGCCCTGATCGCCATGGCGCTCGCCTGCGAACCCGACCTGCTGATCGCCGACGAGCCCACCACCGCACTGGACGTGACCGTCCAGGCCCAGATCCTCGACCTGCTGCACACCCTGCGCGCGGAGACCGGGATGGGGCTGCTCCTCGTCACGCACGACGTGGGCGTCGCCGCGGAGAGCGTCGACGAGGTGCTCGTCATGCGGCACGGCAAGGCCGTCGAGCACGGCGCTGCCGCGGCCGTGCTGGCGGAGCCCCGTGAGGAGTACACCCGCGAACTGCTGAGCGCGGTGCCGCGCGTGGACGCGCCGCGGGTCGAGAGGAGCGCCTCGACGGACGAGGTCGCCATCGAGGCGGTGGGACTGCGCCGCCGGTTCGGCCGCGGCAAAGGGAAGTTCGCGGCCGTCGACGACGTGTCGCTGACGGTGCGGCGCGGCGAGACGCTCGGCATCGTGGGGGAGAGCGGCAGCGGCAAGACCACCCTGGGGCGCATGCTGGTCGGGCTGCTGGAACCCACGGCCGGCGAGGTCCGCCACGGGGGCATCACGCGGGCGGGGGTGGACCCGGCCGTGCAGATGGTCTTCCAGGACCCCGTCTCCTCCCTCAACCCGCGGCGCAGCGTGGGCGAGTCCATCGCCGACCCGCTGCGGGCGCGGGGGAGCGATGAGCAGCGCATCCGGGAGCGCGTGCGCGAACTGCTGGAGCGCGTGGGCCTCGACCCGGCACAGTACGACCGGTACCCGCACGAGTTCAGCGGCGGTCAGCGCCAGCGCGTCGGCATCGCGCGGGCACTCGCCGCCGAACCGCGCGTCATCGTCTGCGACGAACCGGTCTCCGCACTGGACGTCACCACTCAGGCGCAGGTCGTGGCCCTCCTCGCCGAGTTGCAGCGCGAACTCGGGCTGGCACTCGTGTTCATCGCGCACGACCTCGCCGTCGTGCGCCAGGTCAGCGACCGGGTCGCGGTGATGCGGCGCGGCCGCATCGTCGAGTACGGCCGCACCGACGAGGTGTACGAGTCGCCCCGGGACCCGTACACCAAGCAGCTCCTCGCGGCCGTCCCCGCGCTGGATCCGGCGGTGGCGGCCGAACGGCGCACGGCCCGCAGGGAGCTCACCGCCGCGTGA
- a CDS encoding DUF3492 domain-containing protein, which yields MRIGLLTEGGYPYVSGDARLWCDRLVRGLRQHEFDVYALCRTERQEAGGWIPLPPHVGRVRTAPLWTAQDDGVAYGRRARRRFTEAYGELAAALCTAPEPGAPQGAPESAGPEADRFGSALYALAELARDEGGLTRALRSETAVRALEGACRAPGALRAARAADVPDLLEVAAYVERALRPLSLDWYEDDGLGSVDLCHATSGAAAALPGLLAGHFAGVPLLVTEYGVRLRAHYLGTTDETRPVRALLASFQRRLAAEVYRRAACVTPGNAHARRWQERCGADRAKVRTVYPGMEASRFTEVGEAPDRADPYTLVWVGRVEPAKDLVCLLHAFAEIRKAEPRARLRVVGTAADAEGAEYLGQCRALAAQLFPDEAEGVHAVGDNPVSFEEIGDPEVPDLAEAYASGAVVVLSSVVEGFPISLVEAMFCGRATVSTDVGAVVEVIGGTGLVVPPRNPRALAEACLALLRDPARRERLGAAARARALELFTVEQNVAAFHGIYLEIVSHAPVRRVVVDDAGEPLPFGAPAEAHLPGRWTEPRLPGARPRWASAQDPAPTPVRAAMWPHAAVPAAEGAR from the coding sequence GTGCGCATCGGACTGCTTACGGAGGGTGGCTATCCGTATGTGAGCGGTGACGCCAGGCTCTGGTGCGACCGGCTCGTGCGCGGACTTCGGCAGCACGAGTTCGACGTCTACGCGCTCTGCCGCACCGAACGGCAGGAGGCCGGTGGCTGGATCCCGCTGCCGCCGCACGTCGGCCGGGTACGCACGGCACCCCTGTGGACCGCGCAGGACGACGGGGTCGCGTACGGGCGCCGGGCACGGCGACGGTTCACCGAGGCGTACGGGGAGCTGGCCGCCGCCCTGTGCACGGCGCCGGAGCCAGGTGCGCCGCAGGGGGCGCCCGAATCGGCCGGCCCCGAGGCGGACCGTTTCGGCAGTGCCCTCTACGCGCTCGCCGAACTCGCCCGTGACGAGGGCGGACTGACCCGCGCGCTGCGTTCCGAGACCGCCGTACGCGCACTGGAGGGCGCCTGCCGTGCGCCGGGTGCCCTCCGGGCGGCACGCGCGGCGGACGTCCCCGACCTGCTGGAGGTGGCCGCCTACGTCGAACGTGCCCTGCGTCCCCTCTCGCTGGACTGGTACGAGGACGACGGACTCGGCTCCGTCGACCTCTGCCACGCCACGTCGGGCGCCGCCGCGGCCCTGCCCGGGCTGCTCGCCGGGCACTTCGCCGGCGTTCCGCTGCTGGTCACCGAGTACGGCGTACGGCTGCGGGCGCACTACCTGGGCACGACGGACGAGACGCGCCCGGTGCGCGCGCTGCTCGCCTCCTTCCAGCGCCGGCTGGCCGCCGAGGTCTACCGGCGGGCCGCGTGCGTCACGCCCGGCAACGCCCACGCCCGCCGCTGGCAGGAGCGGTGCGGCGCCGACCGCGCCAAGGTACGCACCGTCTACCCCGGCATGGAGGCGTCCCGCTTCACGGAGGTGGGTGAGGCCCCCGACCGCGCGGACCCGTACACCCTGGTCTGGGTCGGCCGTGTTGAACCCGCCAAGGACCTGGTCTGCCTGCTCCACGCCTTCGCGGAGATCCGCAAGGCGGAGCCGAGGGCCAGGCTGCGCGTCGTCGGGACCGCGGCGGACGCCGAGGGGGCGGAGTACCTCGGACAGTGCAGGGCCCTGGCCGCGCAGCTGTTCCCGGACGAGGCGGAGGGCGTGCACGCCGTCGGCGACAACCCGGTGTCCTTCGAGGAGATCGGCGACCCGGAGGTGCCCGACCTGGCGGAGGCATACGCGTCCGGGGCGGTCGTCGTCCTGTCGAGCGTCGTCGAAGGGTTTCCGATCAGCCTGGTGGAGGCCATGTTCTGCGGTCGCGCGACGGTGTCCACGGATGTGGGCGCGGTGGTCGAGGTCATCGGCGGCACCGGCCTGGTGGTCCCGCCGCGCAATCCGCGGGCGCTCGCGGAGGCCTGTCTGGCACTGCTGCGCGACCCCGCGCGCCGTGAGCGCCTCGGCGCGGCCGCCCGCGCGCGAGCCCTCGAACTGTTCACCGTCGAGCAGAACGTGGCGGCATTTCACGGCATTTACCTGGAGATCGTCTCCCACGCGCCGGTACGGCGGGTCGTCGTGGACGACGCAGGCGAACCCCTGCCGTTCGGAGCGCCCGCGGAGGCCCATCTGCCCGGCCGCTGGACCGAGCCCCGGCTCCCCGGCGCCCGACCCCGCTGGGCGTCCGCCCAGGACCCCGCGCCGACACCCGTACGCGCCGCCATGTGGCCGCATGCAGCCGTTCCGGCAGCGGAGGGCGCGCGATGA
- a CDS encoding NAD-dependent epimerase/dehydratase family protein, translating to MRVLLIGANGYIGRFVADRLLADPAVQLTALGRGDDADVRFDLAAGSPGALTRFLDAVHPGVVINCAGAIRGGARELTRHNTVAVATVCEALRRSGCGARLVQIGCSAEYGPSQPGSSTAEDAVPRPGGPYGVSKLAATELVLGSGLDAVVLRVFSPAGPGTPAGSPLGRLAEALRRVMQSGDGELKLGGLGVQRDFVDVRDVARAVHAASLSAAQGVINIGSGRAVRLRDAAAVLARVAGYGGALHELDGPPSPVRPVLGHHRGDPEHAVPVAYPYPDGCGSWQQADVRTARDRLGWRPRINLEESLADIWMEAACRI from the coding sequence ATGAGGGTCCTGCTGATCGGAGCCAACGGATACATCGGCCGCTTCGTCGCCGACCGCCTGCTCGCCGACCCCGCCGTGCAGCTCACCGCGCTGGGACGCGGCGACGACGCCGACGTACGGTTCGACCTCGCCGCCGGCAGCCCCGGCGCACTCACCCGCTTCCTGGACGCCGTGCACCCCGGAGTCGTCATCAACTGCGCCGGTGCCATCCGCGGCGGCGCCCGCGAACTCACCCGGCACAACACCGTCGCCGTCGCCACCGTCTGCGAGGCCCTGCGCCGCAGCGGGTGCGGGGCCCGCCTGGTGCAGATCGGCTGCAGCGCGGAGTACGGACCCAGCCAGCCCGGCTCCTCCACGGCCGAGGACGCGGTGCCGCGCCCCGGCGGCCCGTACGGCGTCAGCAAGCTCGCCGCCACGGAACTCGTCCTCGGCTCCGGACTCGACGCCGTCGTGCTCCGCGTGTTCTCGCCCGCCGGGCCCGGCACCCCCGCCGGATCCCCGCTCGGCCGCCTCGCCGAGGCCCTGCGCCGCGTCATGCAGTCCGGCGACGGCGAACTCAAGCTCGGCGGCCTCGGCGTACAGCGCGACTTCGTCGACGTACGCGACGTCGCCCGCGCCGTCCACGCCGCCTCCCTCTCCGCCGCCCAGGGCGTGATCAACATCGGCTCGGGCCGCGCCGTCCGCCTGCGTGACGCCGCCGCCGTCCTCGCCCGTGTGGCCGGCTACGGCGGCGCCCTGCACGAACTCGACGGCCCTCCCAGCCCGGTGCGGCCGGTCCTCGGGCACCACCGGGGCGACCCCGAGCACGCCGTCCCCGTCGCCTACCCCTACCCGGACGGCTGCGGCAGCTGGCAGCAGGCCGATGTCCGCACCGCCCGCGACCGGCTCGGCTGGCGGCCCCGGATCAACCTCGAGGAGTCCCTAGCGGACATCTGGATGGAGGCGGCATGCCGCATCTGA
- a CDS encoding spherulation-specific family 4 protein: MPHLTNTPASTASTDLGLGLGTPGYAHPLLAPEEWGALARPGTPVHWAALNVSNGPGSRPDPHCVQAAGRLHTAGVRVLGHLDAVWGARPFGELISEADRYLDWYQVDGFLLDRCPTERALLSETGRTVTTLRALLGHGHIVLGHGSHPYPGYAEHADQLVTFSGSWSDYRWSQVAEWTAEHPPERFCHFVHGVPRGHLEEALRIARWQGAATIWFTDRTDRGGRTVPWEAMPGYWDDIVSRLGTGVSE, encoded by the coding sequence ATGCCGCATCTGACCAACACCCCGGCGAGCACCGCGAGCACCGACCTCGGCCTGGGCCTCGGCACCCCGGGCTATGCGCACCCCCTCCTCGCCCCCGAGGAGTGGGGCGCACTCGCCCGTCCGGGGACCCCGGTGCACTGGGCCGCCCTCAACGTGAGCAACGGTCCCGGCAGCCGGCCGGATCCGCACTGCGTGCAGGCCGCGGGGCGACTGCACACCGCCGGCGTCCGTGTTCTCGGTCACCTCGACGCCGTCTGGGGCGCCCGACCCTTCGGCGAGTTGATCTCCGAGGCGGACCGGTATCTCGACTGGTACCAGGTCGACGGCTTCCTGCTGGACCGCTGCCCCACCGAACGCGCCCTCCTCTCCGAGACCGGCCGGACGGTCACCACGCTGCGCGCGCTCCTCGGCCACGGGCACATCGTCCTGGGCCACGGCAGCCACCCGTATCCCGGATACGCCGAACACGCCGACCAACTGGTCACCTTCTCCGGCTCCTGGAGCGACTACCGCTGGTCGCAGGTCGCCGAGTGGACTGCCGAGCACCCGCCCGAGCGCTTCTGCCACTTCGTGCACGGCGTGCCCCGCGGCCACCTCGAGGAGGCGCTGCGCATCGCCCGCTGGCAGGGCGCCGCCACGATCTGGTTCACCGACCGCACGGACCGCGGCGGCCGCACCGTCCCCTGGGAGGCCATGCCCGGCTACTGGGACGACATCGTCTCGCGTCTCGGAACGGGTGTCTCGGAATGA
- the moeZ gene encoding adenylyltransferase/sulfurtransferase MoeZ, with the protein MSLPPLVEPASELTVDEVRRYSRHLIIPDVGMDGQKRLKNAKVLCVGAGGLGSPALMYLAAAGVGTLGIVEFDEVDESNLQRQIIHSQSDIGRSKAESARDTVKGINPYVNVVLHEERLEADNVMDIFSQYDLIVDGTDNFATRYLVNDACVLLNKPYVWGSIYRFDGQASVFWSEHGPCYRCLYPEPPPPGMVPSCAEGGVLGVLCASIGSIQVNEAIKLLAGIGEPLVGRLMIYDALEMQYRQVKVRKDPNCAVCGENPTVTELIDYEAFCGVVSEEAQAAAVDSTITPKQLKEWIDDGENIEIIDVREPNEYEIVSIPGARLIPKNEFLMGTALETLPQDKKIVLHCKTGVRSAEVLAVLKSAGFSDAVHVGGGVIGWVNQIEPHKPVY; encoded by the coding sequence GTGTCGCTGCCACCCCTGGTCGAGCCGGCTTCCGAGCTCACCGTAGACGAGGTCCGCAGGTACTCCCGCCACCTGATCATCCCCGATGTCGGGATGGACGGGCAGAAGCGGCTGAAGAACGCCAAGGTGCTCTGTGTGGGCGCCGGCGGTCTGGGCTCGCCGGCGCTGATGTACCTGGCCGCGGCGGGCGTGGGAACGCTCGGCATCGTGGAGTTCGACGAGGTCGACGAGTCGAACCTGCAGCGGCAGATCATCCACAGCCAGTCCGACATCGGCCGCTCGAAGGCCGAGTCCGCGCGCGACACGGTCAAGGGCATCAACCCCTACGTGAACGTGGTCCTTCACGAGGAGCGGCTCGAGGCCGACAACGTGATGGACATCTTCAGCCAGTACGACCTCATCGTCGACGGCACGGACAACTTCGCGACGCGCTACCTGGTCAACGACGCGTGCGTGCTGCTGAACAAGCCGTACGTGTGGGGTTCGATCTACCGCTTCGACGGCCAGGCCTCCGTCTTCTGGTCGGAGCACGGCCCCTGCTACCGGTGCCTTTACCCGGAGCCCCCGCCGCCGGGCATGGTCCCCTCCTGCGCAGAGGGCGGCGTCCTCGGCGTGCTGTGCGCGTCGATCGGCTCCATCCAGGTGAACGAGGCGATCAAGCTCCTCGCGGGCATCGGCGAGCCGCTGGTCGGCCGGCTGATGATCTACGACGCCCTGGAGATGCAGTACCGCCAGGTCAAGGTCCGCAAGGACCCGAACTGCGCGGTCTGCGGCGAGAACCCGACCGTCACCGAGCTCATCGACTACGAGGCCTTCTGCGGCGTCGTCTCCGAGGAGGCCCAGGCGGCGGCCGTCGACTCGACGATCACTCCCAAGCAGCTCAAGGAGTGGATCGACGACGGCGAGAACATCGAGATCATCGACGTCCGCGAGCCGAACGAGTACGAGATCGTCTCCATCCCGGGCGCCAGGCTGATCCCGAAGAACGAGTTCCTGATGGGCACCGCCCTGGAGACCCTCCCGCAGGACAAGAAGATCGTCCTGCACTGCAAGACCGGTGTCCGCAGCGCGGAAGTCCTCGCAGTCCTGAAGTCGGCGGGCTTCTCCGACGCCGTCCACGTGGGCGGCGGCGTGATCGGCTGGGTCAACCAGATCGAACCGCACAAGCCGGTGTACTGA
- a CDS encoding NUDIX hydrolase, translated as MTVGLVHTYRYPVGSWQWGLPRGFSHGHDPLVTARAELREELGVQDAELEHLSVMTPDSGMLATRVALVLARVNDPIGRVVDVQEVSAVRWLHVRELWHWVAQGRIEDGMSLAALALAHALGHLPGR; from the coding sequence ATGACTGTCGGGCTGGTCCATACATATCGCTACCCGGTCGGCTCATGGCAGTGGGGCCTGCCTCGGGGTTTCTCTCATGGTCATGATCCCCTCGTCACCGCCCGGGCGGAGCTCCGGGAAGAGCTTGGTGTGCAAGACGCCGAACTCGAGCACTTGAGCGTCATGACACCAGATTCGGGAATGTTGGCGACCCGGGTCGCCCTAGTGCTCGCACGAGTGAACGACCCCATTGGGCGCGTAGTTGATGTGCAAGAAGTGTCCGCCGTGCGCTGGCTTCACGTCCGAGAACTATGGCATTGGGTAGCTCAGGGGCGCATCGAGGACGGCATGTCTCTGGCTGCTTTGGCTCTTGCTCACGCGCTCGGGCATCTGCCTGGTCGGTGA
- a CDS encoding alpha/beta hydrolase yields MSRFPRWTAVIAAALLVAGCGGGSSGGGGTTGLPASLTAQKLDWGRCKGTSAPGGDWQCATLKAPLDWAKPDGETIGLALIRSRAEGGDRIGSLLFNFGGPGGSGVSMMPSFATTVSTLHERYDLVSWDPRGVGASGGIRCRSDQAMQAAESIDVTPDDTVEEKAYLDDAAAFGKGCAKAAGKLLGHVSTTDTARDMDLMRQVLGDRTTHYFGISYGTELGGVYAHLFPKNVGRMVLDAVVDPTADSIGHAKNQALGFQRALDDYLRSTGQDPKQGSKKVTELLRRTDAKPLPTSSGRQLTQTLAVTGIVLPLYSKQSWPMLTSALQAAEAGDGSGLLSLADDYNERDPSGHYGTTTHAQRVISCLDDRQRPTPESVKKLLPEFEKISPVFGDFLGWDTAGWCHDWPVAGQSDHPVVSAPGAAPVLLVGNTGDPATPYEGARKMADGLGKGVGVELTWKGEGHGAYGSGSTCVDSAVNAYLLNGTVPKDGTVCS; encoded by the coding sequence ATGTCACGTTTTCCACGGTGGACGGCCGTGATCGCCGCCGCGCTGCTGGTGGCCGGCTGCGGTGGCGGTTCGTCCGGTGGAGGCGGGACCACGGGGCTGCCCGCCTCGCTCACCGCGCAGAAGCTCGACTGGGGCCGCTGCAAGGGCACGTCGGCGCCGGGCGGAGACTGGCAGTGCGCCACGCTGAAGGCACCGCTGGACTGGGCGAAGCCCGACGGTGAGACGATCGGCCTGGCGCTGATCCGGTCCCGGGCCGAGGGGGGCGACCGGATCGGCTCACTGCTCTTCAACTTCGGCGGTCCCGGCGGCTCCGGCGTCTCGATGATGCCGTCGTTCGCGACCACGGTCTCCACCCTGCACGAGCGGTACGACCTGGTGAGCTGGGATCCTCGCGGCGTCGGAGCCAGTGGCGGGATCCGCTGCCGCAGCGACCAGGCGATGCAGGCCGCCGAGAGCATCGATGTGACACCGGACGACACTGTCGAGGAGAAGGCGTACCTCGATGACGCCGCCGCCTTCGGCAAGGGCTGCGCGAAGGCGGCCGGAAAGCTGCTCGGGCACGTCTCGACGACCGACACAGCGCGAGACATGGACCTGATGCGCCAAGTGCTCGGCGACCGGACGACGCACTACTTCGGCATCTCGTACGGCACCGAACTGGGTGGCGTGTACGCCCACCTGTTCCCGAAGAACGTGGGGCGCATGGTGCTGGACGCCGTCGTCGACCCCACCGCTGACAGCATCGGCCACGCGAAGAACCAGGCCCTCGGGTTCCAGCGTGCGCTGGACGACTATCTGAGGTCGACGGGACAGGACCCGAAGCAGGGCTCCAAGAAGGTCACCGAGTTGCTGCGGCGGACCGACGCGAAACCTCTGCCGACGTCGTCGGGCCGACAGCTCACCCAGACACTGGCCGTCACCGGCATCGTGCTGCCGCTCTACAGCAAGCAGAGCTGGCCCATGCTCACCAGCGCCCTGCAGGCGGCCGAGGCGGGCGACGGTTCCGGGCTGCTGTCGCTGGCCGACGACTACAACGAGCGGGACCCGTCGGGCCACTACGGCACCACGACACACGCGCAACGGGTCATATCGTGCCTGGACGACAGGCAGCGGCCGACGCCCGAGTCGGTGAAGAAACTGCTGCCGGAGTTCGAGAAGATCTCACCCGTCTTCGGCGACTTCCTGGGCTGGGACACGGCCGGCTGGTGCCATGACTGGCCGGTGGCCGGACAGTCCGACCACCCGGTGGTCAGCGCGCCGGGAGCCGCGCCGGTGCTGCTGGTGGGCAACACCGGGGATCCCGCAACGCCCTACGAGGGCGCCCGGAAGATGGCCGACGGGCTGGGCAAGGGTGTCGGAGTGGAGCTCACCTGGAAGGGCGAGGGCCACGGGGCGTACGGAAGCGGGAGCACCTGCGTGGACTCCGCGGTGAACGCGTATCTGCTGAACGGGACCGTACCGAAGGACGGAACGGTCTGCTCATGA